In one window of Camarhynchus parvulus chromosome 18, STF_HiC, whole genome shotgun sequence DNA:
- the MRPL58 gene encoding peptidyl-tRNA hydrolase ICT1, mitochondrial, whose amino-acid sequence MAAHTLRGLCRPRPGLALLCARFSQRPAAGTEYRSSHSLDKLYPPRQDGTAARTTEELQPPTLDIPMARLTVSYSRSSGPGGQNVNKVNSKAEVRFHLASADWIPEAVRQKMALMHRNKINRAGELIVTSEESRYQMRNLAICLEKIRAMVTEAIEKPRVVSKETTQKLIERVEKMNRERLRQKKIHSTIKQSRKADFE is encoded by the exons ATGGCGGCGCACACGCTGCGGGGCCTGTGTCGGCCGCGGCCGGGGCTGGCGCTGCTGTGCGCCCGGTTCTCGCAGCGGCCCGCTGCCGGCACCGAGTACCGGAGCTCCCACAGCCTGGACAAGCTGTACCCTCCGCGGCAGGACGGAACGGCCGCCCGCACGACG gaggagctgcagccgcCCACCCTCGACATCCCCATGG CTCGCCTGACCGTGTCCTACAGCCGGAGCAGCGGCCCCGGCGGGCAGAACGTTAATAAAG TGAATTCCAAGGCAGAGGTTCGGTTCCACCTGGCATCGGCCGACTGGATTCCCGAAGCTGTGAGGCAGAAAATGGCTCTGATG CACAGGAATAAGATaaaccgggctggtgagttgATTGTGACCTCGGAGGAGAGTCGCTACCAGATGAGGAATCTGGCGATTTGTCTGGAGAAAATCCGGGCCATGGTCACGGAGGCGATCGAGAAACCCCGGGTGGTGTCTAAGGAGACAACACAGAAACTCATAGAGAG GGTGGAAAAAATGAACCGTGAACGGCTAcgacagaaaaaaatacactcaACTATaaaacagagcaggaaggcAGATTTCgagtga